One Calditrichia bacterium DNA window includes the following coding sequences:
- a CDS encoding TetR/AcrR family transcriptional regulator, giving the protein MDYSSETENKIVASATEVFLESGRDGARMQEIADRAGINKALLHYYFRTKNRLYDKVFETIISFFLSNMLESVKERTDAETMLRTFIDKYIDALAKRPQIVRFVLWEIERGGEGFANAAKKTFAKKGFNTIPLIPIIQEAVDRGEIRPVDPVQLTLSIVGMCIYPFVAKPLIERIIPGVQVYSKPFLEQRKQEIFRMVWSGIAPE; this is encoded by the coding sequence ATGGATTACAGCAGCGAAACAGAAAATAAAATTGTCGCCTCGGCGACGGAAGTTTTCCTCGAAAGCGGCCGGGACGGCGCACGGATGCAGGAAATTGCAGATCGCGCGGGCATCAACAAAGCGTTGTTGCACTACTATTTCCGCACCAAAAACCGCTTGTATGATAAGGTTTTTGAAACCATCATCTCATTTTTCCTGAGCAATATGCTGGAATCCGTCAAAGAACGCACCGATGCGGAAACCATGCTCCGCACTTTCATCGATAAATATATCGATGCGCTGGCAAAGCGCCCGCAGATCGTCCGGTTTGTGCTGTGGGAAATCGAGCGCGGCGGCGAAGGTTTTGCCAACGCAGCCAAAAAAACATTCGCCAAAAAGGGATTCAACACCATTCCGCTGATTCCCATTATTCAGGAAGCGGTGGATCGCGGAGAAATCCGTCCGGTGGATCCGGTGCAATTAACCCTCAGCATTGTGGGCATGTGCATTTATCCGTTTGTTGCAAAACCGTTAATCGAGCGGATCATCCCGGGCGTGCAGGTGTATTCGAAACCATTTTTGGAACAACGCAAACAAGAGATTTTCCGGATGGTGTGGAGCGGCATCGCACCGGAATAA
- a CDS encoding efflux RND transporter periplasmic adaptor subunit, protein MAKYLILLTISSLMFWSCNNNEQRGFTAIVEGTTVQVPALTGGKLTQIFVNTGDKIDAGKAIAMVDTVELALQREQLSAGLEELSVQVSVARTQLNQAKQNESYVQEKQSRIAKLVSNSAAPQQTLDDLTIQLRNAQSTRETAEQSFRVLDAKRKQLEAQLGLLNKKIGDARIIAPAGGVISEKYYETGEAIPPLSPIVEIIQIDEVWVKIYISETQLPEIRQGQSATVAVDGSEQSLSGTVAWISPQAEFTPKNILTPETRTSLVYAVKILVKNPDGVLKHGMPVEVRLQG, encoded by the coding sequence ATGGCTAAATATTTGATTTTACTGACAATCAGCAGTCTGATGTTTTGGAGCTGCAACAACAACGAGCAACGCGGATTCACCGCCATTGTTGAAGGCACGACCGTGCAGGTGCCCGCGCTCACCGGCGGCAAATTGACCCAAATTTTTGTGAATACCGGCGACAAAATCGACGCCGGAAAAGCTATCGCGATGGTCGATACGGTTGAACTGGCGCTGCAGCGCGAACAGCTTTCTGCCGGATTGGAGGAGCTTTCCGTGCAGGTGAGCGTCGCCCGCACACAGCTCAATCAGGCGAAACAAAATGAGAGCTATGTTCAGGAAAAACAATCGCGTATCGCAAAACTGGTCAGCAACAGCGCCGCACCGCAGCAAACGCTGGACGACCTGACCATCCAGTTGCGCAACGCACAATCCACCCGGGAAACCGCCGAGCAGAGCTTCCGGGTGCTGGATGCCAAACGCAAACAGTTGGAAGCACAGTTGGGTTTGCTCAACAAAAAAATCGGCGATGCGCGAATCATCGCACCGGCCGGAGGTGTGATTTCTGAAAAATATTACGAAACCGGCGAAGCGATTCCGCCGCTCAGCCCCATCGTGGAAATTATCCAAATAGACGAAGTGTGGGTGAAAATTTACATTTCGGAAACGCAGTTGCCGGAAATCCGGCAGGGGCAATCCGCCACGGTTGCGGTAGATGGCAGCGAACAGTCGCTCAGCGGCACGGTCGCGTGGATCAGCCCGCAGGCAGAATTCACCCCGAAAAATATTCTCACACCGGAAACGCGCACATCGCTGGTTTACGCAGTGAAAATTCTCGTGAAGAATCCCGACGGCGTGCTCAAACACGGGATGCCGGTGGAAGTGCGTTTGCAAGGATAA
- a CDS encoding SpoIIE family protein phosphatase: MVETKPRLNKPLLITFKLLIYMAIFAGFYLLSATIMSKPAPFVAFFLTILLVTVNRGKLTDFIQQLVDKGFYRDLYRFKKFADKFNRELNATLDWDTQLNNCRDFLKLHFGENESAFYLIENKELLNAHPDDRKNSTIEQMLPEPEAPSPFSRGTNFYPIEQLWREFPRYRPMFKALRDEHKFEYIVPLNGSNSVVGFLAFTDRINTYLSVPEIREFLNGLFLDMAETLENARTHAEIQRKSLENELFLKIVQNISSSLNVQEVLDNMLDSLSLLLQYDAAMIALVDEERMELRQMVSRGYSPNDEEAISLKIGQGLSGWVIQNREGVVTPDVTKNSQYYSARPDTQSQITVPIIVNEHAIGALALESNTLNHFTQQNLKLLTNFAGLAAIALRNAQLYEDSLKKQRLEGELLVASKVQQALLPRRVPVIDGVTIEVLNVPSLIVGGDLYDAFRIDENRQAIAIGDVSGKGAPGAILMAVAYAGFKSLFNEIDPPATIVAKLNNLLYEATATGYYVTFFFAILDRSSGQLTYCNAGHNAPILLRKDGSTVMLKEGGTVLGFLENRTFHQNTVDFRPGDTLVCFTDGVTETMDVHEEEFGDERLMQTLKTNLGEQPKTLKIAILDDMRAFAGDCEFPDDVTLLIARLDD; this comes from the coding sequence TTGGTCGAGACAAAACCACGTTTAAACAAACCGCTGTTGATCACTTTTAAATTGCTGATTTATATGGCAATTTTTGCCGGATTTTATTTGCTCAGCGCAACAATTATGAGCAAACCGGCGCCGTTTGTGGCGTTTTTTCTCACCATTTTGCTCGTTACGGTCAATCGCGGAAAGCTCACCGATTTTATTCAGCAATTGGTGGACAAGGGGTTTTACCGCGATTTATACCGCTTCAAAAAATTTGCGGATAAATTTAATCGCGAATTAAACGCGACGCTGGATTGGGACACCCAATTAAACAATTGCAGGGATTTTTTAAAATTACATTTTGGCGAAAACGAATCCGCGTTTTATCTAATCGAAAACAAAGAATTGCTGAATGCGCATCCCGATGACCGAAAAAACAGCACCATCGAGCAGATGTTACCCGAACCGGAAGCGCCATCGCCGTTTTCGCGGGGCACCAATTTTTATCCGATCGAGCAATTGTGGCGGGAGTTTCCGCGCTATCGCCCGATGTTCAAAGCGCTGCGCGACGAACATAAGTTTGAATATATTGTGCCACTTAACGGCAGCAACAGCGTGGTCGGATTTTTGGCATTTACCGACCGGATCAACACGTATTTGAGCGTTCCGGAAATCCGGGAGTTTCTCAACGGGCTGTTTCTGGATATGGCTGAAACGCTCGAAAACGCCCGCACACACGCCGAAATTCAACGAAAATCGTTGGAAAACGAACTGTTTTTGAAAATTGTGCAGAACATTTCTTCATCGCTGAACGTGCAGGAAGTGCTGGACAATATGCTGGACAGCCTCTCGCTGCTGCTGCAATACGACGCCGCGATGATCGCGCTGGTGGATGAGGAACGAATGGAATTGCGCCAGATGGTTTCGCGCGGCTATTCGCCAAATGACGAAGAGGCGATTTCGCTAAAAATCGGGCAGGGATTGAGCGGTTGGGTCATCCAGAATCGCGAAGGCGTGGTTACGCCGGATGTCACCAAAAATTCGCAATATTACTCGGCACGCCCGGACACGCAGTCGCAGATTACCGTTCCGATTATCGTAAACGAACACGCCATCGGTGCGCTGGCGCTGGAGAGCAATACACTCAACCATTTTACCCAACAAAACCTGAAGCTGTTAACAAACTTCGCCGGACTCGCCGCGATTGCCCTCCGCAACGCCCAATTGTATGAAGATTCACTGAAAAAACAGCGATTGGAAGGCGAATTGCTGGTTGCCTCCAAAGTGCAGCAGGCGCTGCTGCCGCGCCGCGTTCCGGTTATCGACGGCGTGACCATCGAGGTGCTGAACGTGCCGAGTTTGATCGTCGGCGGCGATTTGTACGACGCGTTCCGCATTGACGAAAATCGCCAGGCTATCGCCATCGGCGATGTGTCCGGCAAAGGCGCGCCCGGCGCAATTTTGATGGCCGTTGCCTACGCCGGATTCAAAAGCCTGTTCAACGAGATTGATCCGCCCGCGACCATCGTCGCCAAACTGAACAACCTGCTTTACGAAGCAACCGCCACCGGTTATTACGTCACGTTCTTTTTCGCGATTTTGGATCGCAGCAGCGGACAGCTCACCTATTGCAACGCCGGTCACAACGCGCCCATTTTGCTGCGAAAAGACGGCAGCACTGTAATGTTGAAAGAAGGCGGCACGGTGCTCGGATTTCTGGAAAACCGCACGTTTCACCAAAATACGGTGGATTTCCGCCCCGGCGATACGCTGGTTTGCTTCACCGACGGCGTCACCGAAACCATGGATGTTCACGAAGAAGAATTCGGTGATGAACGGCTGATGCAAACCCTGAAAACCAATTTGGGCGAACAGCCCAAAACCTTGAAAATCGCCATTTTGGACGACATGCGCGCCTTCGCCGGCGATTGCGAATTCCCCGACGACGTTACCCTGCTCATCGCCCGCCTCGACGATTAG
- a CDS encoding ABC transporter ATP-binding protein has translation MSNISVKTEKLTRRFGSFTAVDAVSIEVQQGEIFGFLGANGAGKTTMIRMLCGLLSPTEGSGTVAGFDIYRESEQIKKNIGYMSQKFSLYDDLTISENIEFFGGIYGLPRDLIADRKSALIEQVGLQKQSDTLTRDLPLGFKQRLALGCAMLHDPPILFLDEPTSGVDPQARRSFWDLIYDTANLGKTVFVTTHFMDEAEYCHRVSIMRDGKLIALDTPGALKRQFAQPTMQEVFVSLVDG, from the coding sequence ATGAGCAACATTTCCGTAAAAACCGAAAAACTCACCCGCCGGTTCGGCAGTTTCACCGCCGTCGATGCGGTGAGCATCGAAGTGCAACAGGGCGAAATTTTCGGATTTCTGGGTGCAAACGGCGCCGGAAAAACCACGATGATCCGCATGCTTTGCGGGCTGCTCTCCCCCACCGAAGGCAGCGGCACCGTCGCGGGATTCGATATTTATCGCGAAAGCGAGCAGATCAAAAAGAACATCGGCTACATGAGCCAGAAATTTTCGCTGTATGACGATTTGACCATCTCGGAAAATATCGAATTTTTTGGCGGCATTTACGGACTCCCGCGCGATTTAATTGCGGATCGCAAATCCGCGCTGATCGAACAGGTCGGGTTGCAGAAACAGTCGGATACGCTCACCCGCGATCTGCCGCTGGGATTCAAACAGCGGCTGGCGCTGGGCTGCGCGATGCTGCACGATCCACCCATTTTGTTTCTCGACGAACCCACTTCCGGCGTCGATCCGCAGGCGCGGCGCAGCTTTTGGGATCTCATTTACGATACCGCAAATCTCGGCAAAACCGTGTTTGTCACTACCCATTTTATGGATGAAGCGGAATATTGCCACCGCGTTTCCATCATGCGCGACGGCAAACTGATTGCGCTGGACACACCCGGCGCCCTCAAACGCCAGTTCGCCCAACCGACGATGCAGGAGGTGTTTGTTTCGTTGGTGGATGGCTAA
- a CDS encoding TolC family protein, protein MKIRMLLLLFFSSGIFAQQSLTLADAWAIARQNNLALQQQQVQQSQVAAEVRIQQSDYLPKLSVSAGAQYVSEIAKIDVPFLPNPIEAGVKERYDLSANLQQPIFTGFRTSNLVKAAKNQQAAAELQENTVEQQLFLQIGVLFQQIQLNLRQQTALRDGIARANDQLQLSKNRFAAAQVAAFDTLEAANRKLQLESQLSQLQNLNGILQTRMQLLLNSKSPVSVAEMPAETVDLQVPDVAATRQSAIENRTEFAQLRELQSAQAHRTGAIKSQFFPQIYGEAAYHYANPGVNFFKSEWMDYYTLGVGLQWQLFNGGKTRHQVQQSKLEIRKLTLQEQQLMLQVNQQIDEALAQLDNARTQIRFQRQLVAQEQERYRIATTAYEQGLATTLDVRNAETALTQAELLLQQRLIEWEQYRLQLDFATGVLGKDGRIKDN, encoded by the coding sequence ATGAAAATCAGGATGTTGCTGTTGTTGTTTTTCAGCAGCGGAATATTCGCGCAACAATCGCTGACATTGGCAGATGCCTGGGCAATTGCCCGGCAGAACAACCTCGCGCTGCAGCAACAGCAGGTGCAGCAATCGCAGGTTGCGGCGGAAGTGCGCATCCAGCAAAGCGATTATTTGCCAAAATTGTCGGTTTCCGCCGGCGCGCAGTATGTTTCGGAAATCGCGAAAATCGATGTGCCGTTTCTGCCAAATCCCATCGAAGCGGGCGTTAAAGAGCGTTATGATTTGTCCGCCAATTTGCAACAGCCCATTTTCACCGGATTTCGCACATCCAATCTGGTGAAAGCAGCCAAAAACCAGCAAGCTGCCGCCGAATTGCAGGAAAACACGGTGGAGCAGCAGTTGTTTTTGCAGATCGGTGTGCTGTTTCAGCAGATTCAACTCAATTTGCGTCAGCAAACCGCGCTTCGCGACGGCATCGCCCGGGCGAATGACCAGTTGCAGCTGTCTAAAAATCGATTTGCCGCAGCGCAAGTTGCCGCATTCGATACGCTGGAAGCAGCCAATCGCAAACTGCAGCTCGAAAGCCAGCTTTCCCAATTGCAGAACTTGAACGGCATTTTGCAAACGCGGATGCAGCTTTTGTTGAACAGCAAATCACCGGTGAGCGTCGCGGAAATGCCCGCCGAAACTGTCGATCTGCAAGTGCCGGATGTTGCGGCAACGCGACAAAGCGCCATCGAAAACCGCACGGAATTTGCCCAACTCCGGGAATTGCAATCGGCGCAAGCGCATCGCACCGGCGCGATCAAATCACAATTTTTCCCACAAATTTACGGTGAGGCGGCGTATCACTACGCCAATCCCGGCGTCAATTTTTTCAAATCGGAGTGGATGGATTATTACACGCTCGGCGTCGGGCTTCAGTGGCAATTGTTCAACGGCGGCAAAACCCGCCATCAGGTGCAGCAATCGAAACTGGAAATCCGCAAATTGACGCTGCAGGAACAGCAATTGATGCTGCAGGTGAATCAGCAAATTGACGAGGCGCTGGCACAACTGGACAATGCCCGCACGCAAATCCGCTTTCAGCGGCAGTTGGTGGCGCAGGAGCAGGAGCGCTATCGCATCGCCACAACGGCGTATGAGCAGGGATTGGCAACCACGCTCGACGTGCGCAACGCCGAAACTGCGCTCACGCAGGCGGAATTGTTGCTGCAACAACGGCTGATTGAGTGGGAGCAATACCGGCTGCAACTCGATTTTGCCACGGGGGTTTTGGGGAAGGATGGAAGGATAAAGGATAATTGA
- a CDS encoding RagB/SusD family nutrient uptake outer membrane protein produces the protein MIHKKYRIAIAAVAIIALIVTACDTNFVNPNNPTEDVIFESKDGLFALCIGLNQYFTTTVMQEVVETPGISTRELGVTNTFLNINELARGGNELPPESGGITDPWVALLRAKGMAESLIASTPNVELSAGTRSGVLAYGHFYKAMCLGYLAGMWEQTVINNSPDGDAAFSDRAAVLAEAIRLLTEARNAINANAISDDFKNNVLGDDFNLLKSINAYLSRYSLMAGNYADAITFADAVLNDASSPANSLFNYDANNVNPVWSRINPAASDLKPQTNFGLLGAYVPEAGDGRVSFYLGADAGTANVDAGGQPISQALGFWTSQTSPIPVYLHGEMLLNKAEAHARLNQLPNAVTNLNLVRQKTDDPLGVNAGLPAWTGNANSQTDVLEEIYKNRAIELFLTGLRLEASRRFHPGLDPTVNNLTNERNRNFYPYPSIERDNNPNTPANPSI, from the coding sequence ATGATACACAAAAAATATAGAATCGCCATAGCAGCCGTTGCTATAATCGCACTGATTGTTACTGCGTGCGATACGAACTTTGTAAATCCAAACAACCCGACAGAAGATGTAATTTTTGAATCCAAAGACGGGCTGTTTGCACTTTGCATTGGGTTAAACCAATATTTCACAACAACAGTAATGCAGGAAGTCGTCGAAACGCCGGGCATCTCGACCCGCGAATTAGGCGTTACCAACACATTCCTGAACATTAATGAACTTGCCAGAGGCGGCAATGAACTGCCCCCGGAGAGCGGCGGCATTACAGATCCCTGGGTTGCTCTGCTCAGAGCAAAAGGCATGGCAGAATCGTTGATTGCCAGCACACCCAATGTTGAATTATCAGCCGGCACGCGCAGCGGTGTTCTCGCTTATGGGCATTTTTACAAAGCGATGTGCCTGGGATACCTTGCCGGTATGTGGGAACAAACTGTTATTAACAATTCACCAGATGGCGATGCCGCATTTAGCGACAGAGCTGCCGTTCTGGCGGAAGCCATCAGATTATTGACGGAAGCCAGAAATGCTATTAACGCCAACGCGATATCTGATGATTTTAAAAACAATGTACTGGGCGATGACTTTAACCTGTTGAAATCGATCAACGCCTATTTATCGCGATACAGTTTGATGGCCGGAAACTATGCCGATGCAATCACATTCGCAGACGCCGTTTTGAACGATGCAAGCTCCCCGGCAAACTCCTTGTTTAATTACGATGCGAATAATGTCAATCCCGTTTGGTCCCGGATCAACCCGGCAGCATCCGACCTGAAGCCGCAAACCAACTTTGGATTGCTGGGCGCATACGTGCCGGAAGCCGGTGATGGCAGGGTTTCATTTTATTTGGGTGCCGATGCCGGCACAGCGAATGTGGATGCAGGTGGACAGCCCATCAGCCAGGCGCTCGGATTCTGGACCAGCCAAACATCGCCAATTCCGGTTTACCTGCACGGAGAAATGTTGCTCAATAAAGCAGAAGCTCATGCTCGGCTAAACCAATTGCCGAACGCAGTTACCAACCTGAATCTGGTCCGGCAAAAAACCGATGATCCGCTGGGCGTAAACGCAGGATTACCGGCGTGGACCGGAAACGCAAACAGCCAGACAGATGTTTTGGAAGAAATCTACAAAAACAGAGCAATTGAGCTTTTTCTCACCGGTTTGCGACTGGAAGCCAGCAGAAGATTTCACCCGGGTCTGGATCCGACAGTTAACAATCTGACCAACGAACGCAACCGGAATTTTTACCCATATCCATCCATCGAAAGAGATAACAACCCGAATACTCCGGCTAATCCTTCGATCTAA
- a CDS encoding ABC transporter ATP-binding protein — protein sequence MSAIEITNFSKSFGETRAVKNVSLSVKPGELFGLIGPDGAGKTTLMRAICTLLLPDDGQIQVRGMNTREAIADIRAILGYMPQRFSLYQDLSVEQNLRFFADLFNVPAEERAARMKRLYQFSRLGNFNKRLAGQLSGGMKQKLALSCALIHTPEILVLDEPTFGVDPVSRKEFWEILHEIRKEGTTILVSTAYMDEADQCERVALMFNGEFAAIGSPKSLKSNYRYPLYRLDGKNLRELRAFFEEKTTVYATQMFGDALHVSFAENPADAEWQRWQSETGGNLSGWHTEKPSIEDVFLDLINQQNLTKSAAI from the coding sequence ATGTCAGCAATTGAAATAACAAATTTCAGCAAATCTTTCGGCGAAACGCGGGCGGTGAAAAATGTGTCGCTATCCGTGAAACCGGGCGAGTTGTTCGGGCTGATCGGTCCGGACGGCGCGGGCAAAACCACGCTCATGCGCGCCATTTGCACGCTGCTGCTGCCGGATGACGGGCAAATTCAGGTTCGCGGGATGAACACGCGCGAAGCCATCGCCGATATACGCGCAATTCTGGGCTACATGCCGCAGCGGTTTTCGCTGTATCAGGATTTATCTGTCGAACAAAACCTGCGCTTTTTCGCGGACCTGTTCAACGTACCGGCGGAAGAACGCGCTGCGCGGATGAAGCGGCTCTACCAGTTTTCGCGGCTCGGCAATTTTAACAAACGGCTGGCCGGACAACTTTCCGGCGGCATGAAGCAAAAGCTGGCGCTCTCCTGCGCGCTCATCCACACGCCGGAAATTCTGGTGCTCGACGAACCGACTTTCGGCGTCGATCCGGTTTCGCGGAAGGAATTTTGGGAGATTCTGCACGAAATCCGCAAAGAGGGCACCACGATTCTCGTTTCCACCGCGTACATGGACGAAGCGGATCAGTGTGAACGCGTCGCGCTGATGTTCAACGGCGAGTTCGCCGCGATCGGTTCGCCGAAATCGCTGAAATCGAATTACCGCTATCCGCTTTACCGTCTGGACGGAAAAAACCTGCGGGAACTGCGGGCTTTTTTTGAAGAAAAAACAACGGTTTACGCCACCCAAATGTTCGGCGATGCGCTGCACGTCAGCTTCGCTGAAAATCCGGCAGATGCCGAGTGGCAGCGCTGGCAATCGGAAACCGGCGGCAATTTGTCAGGCTGGCACACTGAAAAACCGTCCATCGAAGACGTATTTCTCGATTTGATCAACCAGCAAAACCTCACCAAATCGGCGGCGATATGA
- a CDS encoding SusC/RagA family TonB-linked outer membrane protein, with product MVKRYSAKWVGRMMLALLFNTLLFAQTSTTEGKITGVVTDAATGEALIGANVVVTGTKLGASTDADGVFIIENVPVGTYEVSVFYVGYTTAQQTVTTNSGTVKVFFELSTDVLRFDEVVVTGSSGATSKRQLGNTISTISGENIAESRALDITGALSGKFAGVQVSQNSGDPAAGISVRLRSASTVNGSSDPLYIIDGVIVNNTSTDLLGVQSVVQNRLSDINPADIERIEVIKGGAAAAIYGSRASNGVVQIFTKKGQVGKPKITFSTSVNFNSLRKKIDYNQVPLDWENAGDVTNLNTVPAQRYDYQDMVFEGSAGTDNYLSVSGGVGNTTYFGSVSYLNNNGIMKNTAYDRSGIRLRVNQIINDRVSFAAGTYVSSSNSNDMPNGGYGSGVLQTILFSNNSINPEPDADGNYPVMTFYPNILEYLETFNFEQQNKRAISDIQFTLLPINGMQVNYVLGYDDSRSRATTYTPIGTTTAALGSARASNLNRTQINSDLNVSYQTQLSAPISSSTAAGYSYQYDETKLGTISGTGLAIGVETTAGAASIATTDFNSKRAIWGGYLQQTFGLQNKLFITGAARIDGSSVFGENERNQFYPKASLSYVLSEEKFWNFSAINNLKLRAAWGEAGNLTAIGPFDRLTNYSAVSINGQSGLISPSLVGNPDLKPERQTETEFGLDLGMFNNRVGLEVTGYFQNIKDLLVARTLAPSTGAGSRIENIADMKNKGIELQLTVIPVTKKSLNWVSSVTFTSNKNEVNGIEGDQISIGNFGFSKAMNGEPLGIFYQGYYARNSDGSLLLDANGLPQRERGSVDANGNNVPLRDANGQPTGTLLQKKIGDPNPSYIASFTNELQYKNWSFRAQFDAVQGFDVLSWDSRMFYRFGGGVQTGKELNGEEPKGTGTAKFGIAESYVEDGSFVKLREISLSYMWRNPLMGLSSLKFTLSGRNLFSFDDYSKWDPEVNMDAQSNGSRGGIMGLTPIPRMIIFGISVAN from the coding sequence ATGGTAAAGCGGTATTCAGCTAAATGGGTCGGCAGAATGATGCTGGCTCTATTATTTAATACGCTTTTGTTTGCACAAACTTCAACAACAGAGGGGAAAATAACGGGCGTAGTTACTGACGCCGCTACCGGTGAAGCATTAATCGGAGCGAACGTGGTAGTTACCGGAACAAAGCTTGGGGCATCTACGGATGCTGACGGCGTGTTCATCATTGAAAATGTGCCCGTTGGAACCTATGAAGTGTCTGTTTTTTATGTCGGTTACACAACGGCACAACAAACGGTGACAACAAACAGCGGCACCGTTAAAGTATTTTTCGAGCTTTCGACAGATGTGTTGCGTTTTGACGAAGTTGTTGTGACCGGAAGCTCGGGAGCTACCAGCAAAAGGCAGCTTGGCAACACCATCTCAACGATTTCGGGTGAAAATATCGCGGAATCCAGAGCTTTGGATATTACCGGTGCCCTATCCGGTAAATTTGCCGGCGTGCAAGTATCTCAAAACTCCGGTGATCCCGCAGCCGGGATTAGCGTGAGATTGCGAAGCGCAAGCACGGTAAACGGTAGTTCCGATCCGCTGTATATCATCGATGGCGTAATTGTGAATAACACCTCTACGGATCTTTTGGGTGTTCAGAGCGTGGTGCAAAACCGCTTGTCAGACATTAATCCGGCGGATATAGAACGGATTGAGGTCATCAAGGGCGGGGCTGCGGCTGCGATTTACGGTTCACGAGCCAGCAATGGCGTGGTCCAGATTTTCACCAAAAAAGGACAGGTCGGAAAACCGAAAATCACTTTCAGCACGAGCGTCAATTTTAATTCTTTAAGAAAGAAAATTGACTATAACCAGGTACCCCTTGATTGGGAAAATGCAGGCGATGTCACCAATTTAAATACCGTCCCCGCACAACGATATGACTATCAGGATATGGTTTTTGAAGGCAGCGCAGGAACTGATAACTACCTGTCTGTTTCCGGTGGTGTGGGCAACACGACCTATTTTGGTTCTGTATCCTACCTGAATAACAATGGCATTATGAAAAACACAGCCTACGACCGCAGCGGTATCCGCTTACGGGTTAACCAAATTATTAACGATCGGGTGTCTTTTGCCGCTGGCACTTATGTTTCTTCCAGCAACAGCAACGACATGCCCAACGGCGGTTACGGCTCCGGTGTTTTACAAACCATTTTGTTCTCGAACAACAGTATCAACCCGGAACCGGATGCTGACGGAAATTACCCGGTAATGACATTTTATCCGAATATACTTGAGTATTTAGAGACATTTAATTTTGAACAACAAAACAAAAGAGCGATATCGGACATCCAGTTTACGTTGCTCCCGATTAACGGAATGCAGGTAAATTATGTATTGGGTTATGACGATTCCCGTTCAAGAGCTACTACATATACGCCCATCGGCACTACAACAGCAGCATTGGGTTCTGCCAGGGCATCCAACCTCAATCGCACCCAAATTAACAGCGATCTGAATGTATCGTACCAAACCCAATTATCGGCCCCTATTTCATCTTCAACTGCTGCGGGCTACTCTTATCAATATGATGAAACAAAACTTGGTACGATTTCCGGCACCGGATTAGCCATTGGTGTCGAAACCACTGCCGGTGCAGCAAGCATTGCAACAACCGATTTTAACAGCAAGCGAGCCATTTGGGGTGGTTATTTACAGCAAACATTTGGATTGCAGAACAAACTGTTCATCACCGGAGCAGCCAGAATCGACGGTTCTTCGGTATTTGGTGAAAATGAAAGAAACCAGTTCTATCCCAAAGCCAGCTTATCTTATGTGCTTTCCGAAGAAAAATTCTGGAATTTTAGCGCTATCAACAACTTGAAGTTGCGGGCAGCCTGGGGTGAAGCTGGTAACTTGACGGCTATCGGGCCATTTGATCGGTTAACAAATTACAGCGCCGTTAGCATTAACGGGCAGTCCGGTTTAATCTCCCCGTCACTTGTCGGCAATCCCGATCTGAAACCGGAACGGCAAACAGAAACCGAATTTGGATTGGATTTGGGCATGTTCAATAACCGGGTGGGCTTGGAAGTGACCGGTTACTTTCAGAACATCAAAGACCTGTTGGTCGCTCGTACCCTTGCCCCATCAACCGGTGCAGGAAGCCGGATTGAAAATATTGCAGATATGAAAAACAAAGGTATCGAACTGCAACTGACCGTCATCCCGGTAACAAAGAAAAGCTTGAATTGGGTTTCCAGCGTTACCTTCACTTCCAATAAAAACGAAGTAAACGGTATCGAAGGCGACCAGATCAGCATCGGTAATTTCGGCTTCTCAAAAGCAATGAACGGCGAACCTTTGGGTATTTTTTACCAGGGTTACTATGCTCGAAATTCTGACGGCAGCTTGCTTTTGGATGCCAATGGATTGCCGCAAAGAGAACGTGGATCCGTGGATGCAAACGGAAACAATGTTCCTTTAAGAGATGCAAACGGTCAACCGACAGGTACTCTTTTGCAGAAGAAAATCGGTGACCCGAACCCCTCCTACATTGCATCCTTTACCAACGAGCTGCAGTATAAAAACTGGTCATTCCGGGCGCAATTTGATGCCGTTCAGGGATTTGACGTATTGAGCTGGGATTCACGCATGTTCTACAGATTTGGCGGTGGTGTCCAAACAGGCAAGGAATTAAACGGCGAAGAGCCGAAAGGCACAGGCACTGCAAAATTCGGTATTGCCGAATCCTATGTTGAAGATGGTTCTTTTGTTAAATTACGCGAGATCTCTCTCTCCTATATGTGGCGTAACCCATTAATGGGATTGAGCAGTTTGAAGTTTACCCTTTCAGGAAGAAACCTCTTCTCATTTGATGATTATTCGAAGTGGGACCCGGAAGTAAACATGGATGCCCAAAGCAATGGGTCCAGAGGTGGAATTATGGGTTTAACGCCCATTCCGAGAATGATCATATTTGGAATTAGCGTAGCCAATTGA